From Polaribacter butkevichii, a single genomic window includes:
- a CDS encoding HAD-IIB family hydrolase — MTLNSLKIENKIKLLSFDIDNTLIDFHTYKSNFKKTWEKYQDQNDVILTYNTGRLIDDVLDLIDKKVLPKPDFIISGVGTHIYNYKKGAVEKEFNDVLDDGWNLEAVENIIQKITHPISDQPSKFQHSYKRSYFFHDASNELIDEIAQDFADADMDVNVVYSGNKFLDILPKWANKGNALQWLLKRLDLKSDQVLVAGDSGNDSAMFDLKNVSGIVVANAHDELYLYTKHKKVYHTEKEKGDGIIEGLIFYEILPKEALENTNIDHSEDFFIKKELDNIALEDDDEKIALIQEGYVKAIEALRKNITPLGFSACSIKDNIPNGTDENYHSVWARDGAITVIGSLSLIEDEEIHQCQRQTLITLLENISRNGQIPANVRLKDGEPDYSGVGGICSIDSGIWVVIAFYEYVNVTKDIQFLRKYIGDIKETMRWLGAHDSNNDALLEIPEAGDWTDLFGRSYNILYDEILWYRSNVCFGRMLEMLGSHEDAGEYIRWSQVIKKEIVQNFWPSTQQKLFQSVSFAEKQFTLGDTSYLIAQTTPFDFSWRCDVLGNVLAFLHGTIDAEKAHQTFKFMLGVGVNDPFPVANVYPVVSPGDPDWKPYYTVNLLNLPNHYHNGGIWPFVGGFWVKFVNKLGFKDVAIAELHKLALINKEGINEAWEFTEWAHGTTGKPMGKAYQAWSAAQYISACNDLKIIKTKN, encoded by the coding sequence ATGACCTTAAATAGCTTAAAAATTGAAAATAAAATAAAATTATTATCATTTGATATTGATAATACCTTAATTGATTTTCACACCTATAAAAGTAATTTTAAAAAAACTTGGGAAAAGTATCAAGATCAAAACGATGTAATTCTAACCTATAATACCGGACGTTTAATTGATGATGTTTTAGATTTAATAGATAAAAAAGTACTTCCTAAACCAGATTTTATTATTTCTGGTGTGGGTACTCATATTTATAATTATAAAAAAGGAGCTGTAGAAAAAGAATTCAATGATGTTTTAGATGATGGTTGGAATTTAGAAGCTGTAGAAAATATCATTCAAAAAATAACACATCCTATTAGTGATCAACCTAGTAAATTTCAACATTCATATAAAAGAAGTTATTTTTTTCATGATGCTAGTAATGAACTGATAGATGAAATAGCACAAGATTTTGCAGATGCAGATATGGATGTAAATGTGGTATATTCTGGTAACAAATTTTTAGATATTTTACCTAAATGGGCAAATAAAGGAAACGCATTACAATGGTTGTTAAAAAGATTAGATTTAAAATCAGATCAGGTTTTAGTAGCAGGGGATAGTGGTAATGATTCTGCTATGTTCGATTTAAAAAATGTTTCCGGAATTGTAGTTGCCAATGCACATGATGAACTATACCTGTATACAAAACATAAAAAAGTCTATCATACAGAAAAAGAAAAAGGAGATGGTATTATAGAAGGACTCATTTTCTATGAAATATTACCAAAAGAAGCCCTTGAAAATACAAATATTGATCATTCTGAAGATTTCTTTATCAAAAAGGAATTAGACAATATAGCTTTAGAAGATGATGATGAAAAAATAGCTTTAATTCAAGAAGGTTATGTAAAAGCAATAGAAGCGTTAAGAAAAAATATTACGCCACTTGGTTTTTCAGCTTGTTCTATAAAAGACAATATTCCGAATGGTACCGATGAAAATTATCATAGTGTTTGGGCTAGAGATGGCGCCATAACAGTAATTGGTTCGCTGTCTTTAATAGAGGATGAAGAAATACACCAATGTCAAAGACAGACTTTAATAACCTTGCTAGAGAATATTTCTAGAAACGGACAAATTCCTGCGAATGTAAGATTAAAAGATGGTGAACCAGATTATTCTGGAGTTGGTGGTATTTGTTCTATAGATAGTGGTATTTGGGTGGTAATTGCATTTTACGAATATGTAAATGTTACTAAAGACATTCAGTTTTTAAGAAAATATATTGGAGATATAAAAGAAACCATGCGTTGGTTAGGCGCTCATGACAGTAATAATGATGCCCTTTTAGAAATCCCTGAAGCAGGAGATTGGACTGATTTATTTGGTAGGAGTTATAATATTTTATATGATGAAATTCTTTGGTATCGTTCTAATGTTTGTTTCGGGCGAATGTTAGAAATGCTAGGGAGCCATGAAGATGCAGGCGAATATATAAGATGGTCTCAGGTGATAAAAAAGGAAATTGTACAAAATTTTTGGCCTTCTACTCAGCAAAAATTATTTCAATCGGTTTCTTTTGCAGAAAAGCAATTTACTTTAGGAGATACGTCTTATTTAATAGCACAAACTACACCCTTCGATTTTAGTTGGCGTTGCGATGTTTTAGGAAATGTTTTGGCCTTTTTACACGGAACCATAGATGCAGAAAAAGCGCATCAAACTTTTAAGTTTATGTTAGGTGTTGGGGTAAATGATCCTTTTCCTGTTGCAAATGTATATCCCGTTGTAAGTCCGGGAGATCCAGATTGGAAACCTTATTACACCGTAAACCTTCTCAATTTACCAAATCACTATCACAATGGTGGTATTTGGCCTTTTGTGGGTGGGTTTTGGGTAAAATTTGTAAATAAATTAGGTTTTAAAGATGTTGCCATTGCAGAGTTACACAAATTAGCGCTAATTAATAAAGAAGGAATTAATGAAGCGTGGGAGTTTACAGAGTGGGCACACGGAACAACCGGAAAACCTATGGGGAAAGCATATCAAGCTTGGTCTGCAGCCCAATACATCTCAGCTTGTAATGATTTAAAAATAATTAAAACTAAAAACTAG
- a CDS encoding dimethylarginine dimethylaminohydrolase family protein, whose translation MLKLNIKNETSRLRAVILGIANSNGGVPKVEDCYDPKSIEHVLAGTYPKESAMVLEIEAVANILKKYDVKVFRPDVIENYNQIFSRDIAFVIEDTFIEANILPDREKEYKAIDKVITQIDLNKVVVLPKECHVEGGDVMPWNDYIFIGTYSGSDYADYITARTNIDAVIALQELFPHKKVKSFELRKSNTNAKENALHLDCCFQPIGKDKAILHKNGFLVESEYEWLVNYFGKENIFEITKEEMYNMNSNVFSISEEVIISEKNFTRLNTWLRQNGFTVEEVSYSEIAKQEGLLRCSTMPLIRD comes from the coding sequence ATGTTAAAACTTAATATTAAAAACGAAACGTCAAGATTAAGAGCTGTAATTTTAGGTATAGCAAATAGTAATGGTGGTGTGCCTAAAGTAGAAGATTGTTATGATCCTAAAAGTATAGAACACGTGTTAGCTGGTACCTATCCAAAAGAATCAGCAATGGTCTTAGAAATAGAAGCCGTAGCTAATATTTTAAAAAAATATGATGTTAAAGTATTTAGACCAGACGTAATAGAAAATTATAATCAGATTTTTTCTAGAGATATTGCTTTTGTTATAGAAGATACTTTTATCGAGGCAAATATTCTTCCAGATAGAGAAAAAGAGTACAAAGCCATAGATAAAGTGATTACTCAAATAGACTTAAATAAGGTGGTTGTTTTACCTAAAGAGTGTCATGTAGAAGGAGGAGATGTAATGCCCTGGAATGATTATATTTTTATTGGTACTTATTCTGGAAGTGATTATGCAGATTATATTACGGCACGCACAAATATAGACGCAGTAATTGCGTTGCAAGAATTATTTCCTCATAAAAAAGTAAAATCTTTTGAATTAAGAAAATCGAATACAAATGCAAAAGAGAATGCATTGCATTTAGATTGTTGTTTTCAACCAATAGGAAAAGACAAAGCTATTCTTCATAAAAACGGATTTTTAGTAGAAAGTGAATATGAATGGTTGGTTAACTATTTTGGAAAAGAAAATATTTTTGAAATTACAAAAGAAGAAATGTATAATATGAATAGTAATGTTTTTTCAATCTCTGAAGAAGTTATTATTTCTGAAAAAAACTTTACAAGATTAAATACTTGGTTAAGGCAGAATGGTTTTACAGTAGAAGAAGTTTCTTATTCTGAAATAGCGAAACAGGAAGGTTTATTACGTTGCTCTACAATGCCTTTGATAAGAGATTAA
- a CDS encoding citrate synthase, which translates to MSDTAKLHIGDNSYEFPLVKGTENEVAINIKTLRSATNGVITIDPGYKNTGSCESAITFLDGEKGVLRYRGYSIEELAEKADFLEVSYALIFGNLPTKEQLDKFHNDIRDHSLVDDDVRKILEAFPKTAHPMGVLSSLTSALTAFNPSSVNVESREDMYNAIVRIMAKFPVLVSWTMRKQKGMHLNYGKKSLGYVENLMFMMFKQPNEDFVINPIVKDALDKLLILHADHEQNCSTSTVRIVGSSHAGLFASLSAGISALWGPLHGGANQAVLEMLEAIRADGGDTKKYMEKAKDKNDSFRLMGFGHRVYKNFDPRAKIIKAAADELLNDLGVKDPILEIARSLEQEALKDPYFVERKLYPNVDFYSGIIYRAMGIPTEMFTVMFALGRLPGWIAQWKEMRLNKEPIGRPRQIYVGENYRPFVGIEKR; encoded by the coding sequence ATGTCAGATACAGCTAAATTACATATTGGAGACAATTCTTATGAGTTTCCACTTGTAAAAGGAACAGAGAATGAAGTTGCTATAAATATTAAAACTCTAAGGAGTGCAACTAATGGAGTAATAACAATAGATCCTGGTTATAAGAATACAGGTTCTTGCGAAAGTGCTATTACTTTTTTAGATGGAGAAAAAGGAGTTTTACGATATAGGGGTTATTCAATTGAAGAACTAGCTGAAAAAGCAGACTTTTTAGAAGTTTCTTATGCTTTAATTTTTGGTAATTTACCAACAAAAGAACAATTAGATAAATTTCATAATGATATTAGAGACCATTCTTTAGTTGATGATGATGTTAGAAAAATTCTAGAGGCGTTTCCTAAGACAGCACACCCTATGGGAGTTTTGTCTTCATTAACAAGTGCACTAACAGCTTTTAATCCTTCTTCTGTAAATGTTGAATCTAGAGAAGATATGTACAATGCAATTGTACGTATTATGGCAAAGTTTCCGGTTTTAGTGTCTTGGACAATGCGTAAGCAAAAAGGAATGCACTTAAATTATGGAAAAAAATCTTTAGGGTATGTAGAGAATTTGATGTTTATGATGTTTAAACAACCAAATGAGGATTTTGTAATTAACCCGATAGTTAAAGATGCTTTAGATAAATTATTAATCTTACATGCAGATCATGAGCAAAACTGTTCTACTTCTACTGTTAGAATTGTAGGTTCTTCTCATGCAGGTTTATTTGCCTCTCTTTCTGCTGGTATTTCTGCACTTTGGGGACCATTACACGGTGGAGCAAACCAAGCTGTTTTAGAAATGTTAGAAGCTATTAGAGCTGATGGTGGTGATACCAAAAAATACATGGAAAAAGCAAAAGATAAAAATGATTCTTTCCGTTTAATGGGATTTGGTCATAGAGTTTATAAAAACTTTGATCCAAGAGCTAAAATTATTAAAGCAGCTGCAGATGAACTTTTAAATGATTTAGGTGTTAAAGATCCTATTTTAGAAATAGCAAGAAGTTTAGAGCAAGAAGCTTTAAAAGATCCTTATTTTGTAGAAAGAAAACTTTATCCAAACGTAGATTTCTATTCAGGTATCATTTATAGAGCTATGGGAATACCTACAGAAATGTTTACAGTAATGTTTGCTTTAGGTCGTTTACCAGGTTGGATTGCTCAATGGAAAGAAATGCGTCTTAATAAAGAACCAATAGGTAGACCTCGTCAAATTTATGTTGGTGAGAATTACAGACCATTTGTAGGCATAGAGAAAAGATAA
- the eno gene encoding phosphopyruvate hydratase → MSIIISVHARQIFDSRGNPTVEVDVTTENGVLGRAAVPSGASTGEHEAVELRDGGKDYMGKGVLKAVSNVNNIIAAELLGTSVFEQNAIDQLMIDLDGTPNKSKLGANAILGVSLAAAKAAANELGMPLYRYVGGVSANTLPLPMMNIINGGSHSDAPIAFQEFMIMPVKAKTFSEALKMGTEIFHNLKKVLHDRGLSTAVGDEGGFAPTLDGTEDAIETIALAVKNAGYVFGEEIKIALDCASAEFYVDGKYDYTKFEGDKGVIRTSKEQADYLAELAGKYPIISIEDGMDENDWDGTKYLTELIGDKVQLVGDDLFVTNVERLAKGIENGIANSILIKVNQIGSLTETIAAVNMAKNAGYTSVMSHRSGETEDNTIADLAVALNCGQIKTGSASRSDRMSKYNQLLRIEEELGSTAYFPGENAFNV, encoded by the coding sequence ATGAGCATTATAATTAGCGTTCACGCACGTCAAATTTTTGATTCAAGAGGTAACCCAACAGTAGAAGTAGATGTAACTACAGAAAATGGTGTTTTAGGTAGAGCAGCAGTTCCTTCTGGAGCTTCTACAGGAGAACATGAAGCAGTAGAATTACGTGATGGAGGTAAAGATTACATGGGTAAAGGTGTTTTAAAAGCAGTTTCTAATGTAAATAACATTATTGCAGCTGAGTTATTAGGTACATCTGTTTTCGAACAAAATGCTATCGATCAATTAATGATAGACTTAGATGGTACGCCAAATAAATCTAAATTAGGAGCGAATGCTATTTTAGGAGTTTCTTTAGCTGCTGCCAAAGCTGCTGCTAACGAATTAGGTATGCCTTTATATAGATATGTAGGTGGTGTTTCTGCTAATACTTTACCATTACCAATGATGAATATCATTAACGGTGGTTCTCACTCAGATGCTCCTATTGCATTTCAAGAATTTATGATTATGCCAGTTAAGGCAAAAACTTTTTCTGAAGCTTTAAAAATGGGAACTGAAATTTTCCATAACTTAAAAAAAGTTTTACATGACAGAGGTTTATCTACTGCTGTAGGTGATGAAGGTGGTTTTGCACCTACTTTAGATGGTACAGAAGATGCTATTGAAACAATTGCTTTAGCAGTTAAAAATGCAGGGTATGTTTTTGGTGAAGAGATAAAAATTGCATTAGATTGTGCTTCTGCAGAGTTTTATGTTGATGGTAAATACGATTACACTAAATTTGAAGGAGATAAAGGTGTTATCCGTACAAGTAAAGAACAAGCTGATTATTTAGCTGAATTGGCAGGAAAATACCCTATTATTTCTATTGAAGATGGAATGGATGAAAATGATTGGGATGGTACAAAATACCTTACTGAATTAATTGGAGATAAAGTTCAATTAGTTGGAGATGATTTATTTGTTACTAATGTAGAGCGTTTGGCTAAAGGAATTGAAAATGGAATAGCAAATTCTATTTTAATTAAAGTAAACCAAATTGGTAGTTTAACAGAAACTATTGCAGCTGTAAATATGGCTAAAAATGCAGGCTATACATCAGTAATGTCACATAGATCTGGTGAAACAGAAGATAATACAATTGCAGATTTAGCGGTAGCTTTAAACTGTGGTCAAATTAAAACTGGTTCTGCTTCTCGTTCTGATAGAATGTCTAAATACAATCAATTATTACGTATCGAAGAAGAATTAGGATCAACTGCTTATTTTCCAGGAGAAAATGCTTTTAATGTTTAA
- the carA gene encoding glutamine-hydrolyzing carbamoyl-phosphate synthase small subunit, whose amino-acid sequence MKYQTRKKALVLLADGTIFYGKSVGIEGTSTGEICFNTGMTGYQEIFTDPSYFGQLMVATNAHIGNYGVNDEEVESDGIKISGLICRNFSFTHSRVDSNGNLKDWFTKHNLVAISDVDTRALVSYIRDNGAMNAIISTDVDNIDALKEQLAKVPSMEGLELASKVSTKEPYFVGDENAELKISALDIGIKKNILRNFVKRGAYVKVFPFNASFEDLASFNPDGYFISNGPGDPEPLVEAQEVAKEIIKRNLPLFGICLGHQVIALANGISTYKMHNGHRGINHPVKNLLTGKGEITSQNHGFAIDRAETEANENVEITHVHLNDNTVAGIRMKDKNVFSVQYHPEASPGPHDAEYLFDQFIENIKEAKKVLS is encoded by the coding sequence ATGAAATATCAAACACGAAAAAAAGCACTTGTTTTATTAGCAGATGGAACAATTTTTTATGGAAAATCTGTAGGAATAGAAGGAACATCTACAGGAGAAATCTGTTTTAATACTGGTATGACTGGTTATCAAGAAATTTTTACTGATCCATCTTATTTTGGCCAGTTAATGGTAGCTACAAATGCACATATTGGTAACTACGGGGTAAATGATGAGGAAGTAGAATCTGACGGAATAAAAATTTCAGGTTTAATTTGTAGAAATTTTAGTTTTACACATTCTAGAGTAGACTCTAATGGAAACTTAAAAGATTGGTTTACAAAACATAATTTGGTTGCAATTTCTGATGTTGATACTCGTGCATTAGTTTCTTATATTAGAGATAATGGAGCCATGAATGCAATTATATCTACAGATGTTGATAATATTGATGCATTAAAAGAACAATTAGCCAAAGTACCAAGTATGGAAGGTTTAGAATTGGCTTCTAAAGTATCTACTAAAGAACCTTATTTTGTAGGGGATGAAAATGCAGAATTAAAGATATCTGCTTTAGATATTGGAATCAAAAAAAATATATTGAGAAATTTTGTTAAAAGAGGAGCTTATGTAAAAGTTTTCCCTTTTAATGCAAGTTTTGAAGATTTAGCATCTTTTAACCCTGATGGTTATTTTATATCTAATGGACCTGGTGATCCAGAACCATTAGTTGAGGCCCAAGAAGTAGCTAAAGAAATTATCAAAAGAAATTTACCTTTATTTGGTATCTGTTTAGGACATCAAGTTATTGCTTTGGCTAATGGAATTTCTACGTATAAAATGCACAATGGTCACAGAGGAATTAATCATCCTGTAAAAAATTTATTAACAGGTAAAGGAGAAATTACTTCTCAAAACCACGGTTTTGCCATTGATAGAGCAGAAACGGAAGCAAATGAAAATGTAGAGATTACACATGTTCATTTAAATGATAATACAGTAGCAGGTATCCGTATGAAAGACAAGAATGTTTTTTCTGTACAATACCATCCAGAAGCAAGTCCTGGGCCACATGATGCTGAATATTTATTTGATCAATTTATAGAGAATATTAAAGAGGCTAAAAAAGTTTTATCTTAA
- the rplQ gene encoding 50S ribosomal protein L17 has protein sequence MRHGKKHNHLGRTTSHRKAMLANMTCSLIEHKRINTTVAKAKALRVFAEPLITKSKSDTTHNRRVVFSHLRDKYAVTELFKEISVKIGDRPGGYLRIIKLGNRQGDNAPMAMVELVDYNELYNPNGKKAKKTTRRGRSKKADSPQVEGTASEEKSEE, from the coding sequence ATGAGACACGGAAAAAAGCATAATCATTTAGGAAGAACAACTTCGCACAGAAAAGCGATGTTAGCTAATATGACTTGTTCTTTAATAGAACATAAACGTATTAACACAACAGTGGCAAAAGCAAAAGCATTAAGAGTTTTTGCAGAACCATTAATAACAAAGTCTAAAAGTGATACTACTCACAACAGACGTGTTGTTTTTTCTCACTTACGTGATAAATATGCAGTTACAGAATTATTTAAGGAAATTTCTGTAAAAATAGGAGATAGACCAGGAGGGTACCTTCGTATCATCAAATTAGGAAACCGTCAAGGGGATAATGCTCCTATGGCAATGGTAGAATTGGTTGATTACAACGAACTTTACAATCCTAATGGTAAGAAAGCTAAGAAAACTACTCGTAGAGGAAGAAGCAAGAAAGCTGATTCTCCGCAAGTAGAAGGGACTGCATCAGAAGAAAAATCTGAAGAATAA
- a CDS encoding DNA-directed RNA polymerase subunit alpha yields MAILNFQKPDKVIMIESTDFTGRFEFRPLEPGFGLTIGNALRRVLLSSLEGFAITSLRIDGVEHEFSTVSGVVEDVTEIILNLKQVRFKKQIEETDRETVSISLSGQEQFTAGDLQKFISGFQVLNPDLVICNMEKSVKLNAEITIEKGRGFVPAEENKKASAPIGTIFTDSIYTPIKNVKYAIENFRVEQKTDYEKLVFDIDTDGSINPKDALTEAAKILIHHFMLFSDERITLEADEIAQTETYDEESLHMRQLLKTRLIDMDLSVRALNCLKAAEVDTLGDLVSFNKSDLMKFRNFGKKSLTELEELVIVKGLSFGMDLTKYKLDRD; encoded by the coding sequence ATGGCAATTTTAAATTTTCAAAAACCCGATAAAGTAATAATGATCGAATCTACTGATTTTACAGGTAGATTTGAGTTTAGACCTTTAGAACCAGGTTTTGGTTTAACAATAGGAAATGCTTTAAGAAGAGTACTTTTATCTTCTTTAGAAGGATTTGCAATTACATCATTAAGAATTGATGGTGTAGAACATGAATTTTCTACTGTTTCAGGAGTTGTAGAAGACGTTACAGAAATTATCTTAAACTTAAAACAAGTTCGTTTTAAGAAACAAATAGAGGAAACTGATAGAGAAACTGTTTCTATATCATTATCTGGTCAAGAGCAGTTTACTGCTGGAGATTTACAGAAGTTTATTTCTGGTTTTCAAGTATTGAATCCAGATTTAGTAATCTGTAACATGGAGAAATCTGTAAAGTTAAATGCAGAAATTACCATAGAAAAAGGTAGAGGATTTGTACCTGCAGAAGAAAATAAAAAAGCTTCAGCACCAATTGGTACAATTTTTACTGATTCTATCTACACACCAATTAAGAATGTAAAGTATGCAATCGAAAATTTTCGTGTAGAACAAAAAACGGATTATGAAAAATTAGTTTTCGATATCGATACTGATGGATCAATAAACCCAAAAGACGCATTAACAGAAGCTGCAAAAATATTAATCCACCACTTTATGTTATTCTCAGATGAGCGTATCACTTTAGAGGCAGATGAAATTGCACAGACAGAAACATATGATGAAGAGTCATTACATATGCGTCAGTTATTAAAAACTAGATTAATCGATATGGATTTATCTGTAAGAGCTTTAAATTGTTTAAAGGCTGCAGAAGTTGATACATTAGGAGATTTAGTTTCTTTTAACAAGAGTGATTTAATGAAATTTAGAAACTTTGGTAAAAAATCATTAACAGAACTAGAAGAATTAGTTATTGTTAAAGGTTTAAGTTTTGGAATGGATTTAACAAAATACAAATTAGATAGAGATTAA
- the rpsD gene encoding 30S ribosomal protein S4, protein MARYTGPKTKIARKFGEAIFGEDKNFEKRNFPPGQHGNARRRGKKSEYASQLMEKQKAKYTYGILERQFSNLFKQAQSASGITGEILLQLCESRLDNVVYRMGISNSRSGARQLVSHRHITVNGEIVNIPSYSLNEGDVVAVREKSKSLVAIENALASNNNVFEWLTWNSDTKTGTFVKVPERLQIPENIKEQLIVELYSK, encoded by the coding sequence ATGGCAAGATATACAGGACCAAAAACTAAAATTGCTCGTAAGTTTGGTGAAGCAATTTTTGGAGAAGATAAAAACTTCGAAAAAAGAAATTTCCCTCCAGGACAACACGGTAACGCAAGAAGAAGAGGAAAAAAATCTGAATATGCATCTCAGTTAATGGAGAAGCAAAAAGCTAAATATACTTACGGTATTTTAGAGCGTCAATTCAGTAACTTGTTTAAGCAAGCGCAATCAGCTTCTGGTATTACAGGTGAAATCTTATTACAATTATGTGAATCTCGTTTAGATAACGTAGTTTACAGAATGGGTATTTCTAACTCTAGAAGTGGAGCTCGTCAATTAGTTTCTCATAGACACATTACTGTGAATGGTGAAATTGTTAATATTCCTTCTTATAGTTTAAATGAAGGTGATGTTGTTGCAGTAAGAGAGAAATCTAAATCATTAGTAGCTATCGAGAATGCTTTAGCTTCTAATAACAATGTTTTTGAATGGTTAACTTGGAATTCTGATACTAAAACAGGAACATTTGTTAAAGTACCAGAAAGATTACAAATTCCAGAAAACATCAAAGAACAATTAATCGTAGAATTATATTCTAAGTAA
- the rpsK gene encoding 30S ribosomal protein S11: MAKASSKKRKVIIDAIGEAHVTASFNNIIISLTNKKGDVISWSSAGKMGFRGSKKNTPYAAQLAAEDCANVAKEAGLRKVKVYVKGPGNGRESAIRSIHNAGIEVTEIIDVTPIPHNGCRPPKRRRV, from the coding sequence ATGGCAAAAGCAAGTTCAAAAAAGCGTAAAGTAATAATTGATGCTATAGGAGAAGCACACGTAACTGCATCTTTTAACAACATCATTATTTCTTTAACAAATAAAAAAGGTGATGTTATTTCTTGGTCATCTGCAGGTAAAATGGGTTTTAGAGGTTCTAAAAAGAATACTCCATATGCAGCTCAATTAGCAGCAGAAGATTGTGCAAACGTTGCAAAAGAAGCAGGTTTACGTAAAGTAAAAGTTTATGTAAAAGGACCGGGTAATGGTAGAGAATCTGCTATTAGATCAATTCATAATGCAGGTATCGAAGTAACAGAAATTATTGATGTTACACCTATTCCTCATAACGGTTGTCGTCCTCCTAAGAGAAGAAGAGTATAA
- the rpsM gene encoding 30S ribosomal protein S13, translated as MARIAGIDIPKNKRGVIALTYIFGIGSSRAQKVLAEAKVDESIKVQDWTDDQIAAIREQVGSFTIEGELRSEVQLNIKRLMDIGCQRGIRHRLGLPLRGQRTKNNSRTRKGKRKTVANKKK; from the coding sequence ATGGCAAGAATAGCAGGTATTGATATTCCAAAGAATAAAAGAGGAGTTATTGCTTTAACTTACATCTTTGGTATAGGAAGCAGCAGAGCTCAAAAAGTTCTAGCAGAAGCAAAAGTAGATGAGAGCATTAAAGTTCAAGATTGGACAGATGATCAAATCGCAGCAATTAGAGAGCAAGTAGGATCTTTCACAATTGAAGGAGAATTACGTTCTGAAGTACAGTTGAACATCAAACGTTTGATGGATATCGGTTGTCAAAGAGGAATTCGTCATAGACTTGGTCTTCCATTAAGAGGACAAAGAACTAAGAATAACTCTCGTACAAGAAAAGGTAAGAGAAAAACTGTAGCTAACAAGAAAAAATAA
- the ykgO gene encoding type B 50S ribosomal protein L36, which yields MKVRASVKKRSADCKIVRRKGRLYVINKQNPRFKQRQG from the coding sequence ATGAAAGTTAGAGCATCAGTTAAAAAAAGAAGTGCCGACTGCAAAATAGTTCGCAGAAAAGGTAGATTATACGTGATTAATAAACAAAATCCTAGATTTAAACAAAGACAAGGGTAA
- the infA gene encoding translation initiation factor IF-1: MAKQSAIQQDGTITEALSNAMFRVELENGHIVTAHISGKMRMHYIKLLPGDKVKLEMSPYDLSKARITYRY; encoded by the coding sequence ATGGCTAAACAATCAGCAATTCAACAAGACGGAACTATTACAGAAGCATTATCTAATGCAATGTTTCGAGTAGAATTAGAAAACGGACATATTGTTACGGCACACATTTCAGGTAAAATGCGTATGCATTATATTAAATTGTTACCAGGTGATAAGGTAAAATTAGAAATGAGCCCTTACGATTTATCAAAGGCAAGAATTACTTACAGATACTAA